One genomic segment of Hordeum vulgare subsp. vulgare chromosome 2H, MorexV3_pseudomolecules_assembly, whole genome shotgun sequence includes these proteins:
- the LOC123430655 gene encoding probable ubiquitin-conjugating enzyme E2 23, whose translation MDVVAEPWKIYQLDLVSFGHESDGVGNRGLVTPATGVPSLPVGTVTILCVDGSVVTRKACDLNVLDRSCFYPGEVVASASDPGALCLDDYVVSGPWLGRVIEVSTDVYVLFDDGAMCKVANAESTMLRSVAKADAHYRPEMNIPFYPGQRVTGDPCAVFKASRWLNGHWRPDRIVGTVTKLEMSGVLVYWIASAHGGTGQQHVQEFAPPAYQNPGSLTFFCSASDCTWAVADMCFLRKNSDSLHAAGETNNKGAGDGNHQGDQPVACSDDEYDTTEEDERESPTVLTKQQQETRFYRKQLRKEYFHGQRRTRCLDVGRHVELDQLPMSVASTRSTVDVLWQDGTRQLGAPSTSVVPFRIVNEQEFLPGQYVVDNAFPAPNVHVDAATGVAGDDDGSGASTSVKAAADGGTELTRRVGFVRSLNCKDQMVHVSWFKAASRPGQAREIDCNDTVSAYNLEREPDHYAYYGDVVVRLVPSGPTDSPIAPPSQGNSKKKAAVVATTDLSWVGRVVDLPDGLVQVKWGDGTTSTVCIFQVFPYEICVVSKQNYEELEAEMGDWVEDDGIDPPQEPATDNTENHPQNLTHDGNVNGNEDHADGDGPAAITTGRLGSAGRFVIGWASNVLARGNSYLADWSSWPLSSSKLYAAAENVATPETVPGGGGGPSNEAAMEVTDVVVASGDSVSEGKETADANVNEEPLCAPRFDIVRDSPPDHHYLDTAAQDAYCERRWVKIVQREWKILENNLPDTIYVRAFEDRIDLLRAVMVGARETPYHDGLFFFDLQLPPSYPAAPPYVYYHSFGFRLNPNLYASGTVCLSLLNTFGGEGTEIWSPVTSTLLQVLVSIQGLVLNNQPYYNEAGYEALVGMPEGFRNALPYNENAYVLTLRTMLHLLRRPPLGFEEFVKDHFRHRGRLILRACEAYLQGCEIGTLCSEACATKRSSERSCSAGLRLTLANLVPRLVTTFAEIGTEECV comes from the exons ATGGACGTCGTCGCGGAACCTTGGAAGATCTACCAGCTAGACCTCGTGAGTTTTGGACACGAAAGCGACGGGGTTGGCAACCGCGGCCTGGTAACACCGGCCACCGGGGTCCCCTCGCTCCCTGTCGGGACCGTTACGATTCTCTGCGTCGACGGCTCCGTGGTGACCAGGAAAGCCTGCGACCTCAACGTCCTCGACAGAAGCTGCTTCTACCCTGGTGAGGTCGTCGCCTCCGCGTCGGACCCCGGCG CGCTCTGCCTGGATGACTACGTCGTGTCCGGGCCGTGGCTTGGCCGGGTCATCGAGGTGTCCACTGATGTCTACGTGCTATTCGACGACGGCGCCATGTGCAAGGTCGCCAACGCGGAGTCCACGATGCTACGATCAGTGGCCAAGGCCGATGCCCATTACCGCCCTGAGATGAATATCCCGTTTTACCCGGGGCAGCGGGTGACCGGCGACCCATGTGCCGTCTTCAAGGCCTCCCGGTGGCTCAATGGCCATTGGAGGCCGGACCGTATAGTAGGCACCGTCACCAAGCTCGAGATGTCGGGCGTCCTCGTTTACTGGATCGCGTCGGCGCACGGCGGCACCGGGCAACAGCACGTTCAGGAGTTTGCTCCCCCGGCCTATCAGAACCCTGGCAGTCTGACATTCTTTTGCTCCGCGTCTGATTGCACCTGGGCCGTAGCCGACATGTGCTTCCTTCGGAAAAACAGTGACTCACTTCACGCCGCCGGCGAGACCAACAACAAGGGTGCTGGCGATGGCAATCACCAGGGGGATCAGCCCGTCGCATGTTCAGACGACGAATATGACACGACAGAAGAAGATGAGCGGGAATCGCCTACAGTCCTGACAAAGCAGCAGCAGGAGACGAGGTTTTACCGGAAGCAGCTAAGGAAGGAATACTTCCATGGGCAGAGGAGGACACGATGCCTGGATGTCGGGAGGCATGTGGAGTTGGACCAACTGCCCATGAGCGTTGCTAGCACACGCAGCACCGTCGACGTGCTGTGGCAGGACGGCACACGGCAGCTTGGTGCACCATCGACGTCCGTCGTCCCCTTCAGGATCGTGAACGAGCAAGAGTTTCTCCCAGGGCAGTATGTTGTCGACAACGCCTTTCCCGCGCCAAATGTCCATGTCGATGCTGCCACCGGTGTTGCTGGCGACGACGACGGCTCGGGAGCATCAACTAGTGTCAAAGCTGCTGCCGATGGTGGTACCGAACTGACGAGGCGTGTGGGCTTTGTCAGAAGCCTGAATTGCAAGGACCAGATGGTGCACGTCTCGTGGTTCAAAGCGGCGTCGCGCCCCGGCCAAGCAAGAGAGATCGACTGCAACGATACCGTGAGCGCTTACAACCTAGAAAGGGAACCTGACCACTATGCTTACTATGGAGATGTCGTTGTTCGTCTGGTACCATCAGGACCAACCGACAGCCCAATTGCACCGCCGTCACAGGGCAACAGTAAGAAGAAAGCCGCCGTCGTGGCCACCACCGATCTTTCATGGGTCGGGCGTGTGGTAGACCTTCCTGATGGCCTTGTCCAAGTCAAGTGGGGTGATGGTACCACGTCAACGGTATGTAT ATTTCAGGTGTTTCCTTACGAGATCTGTGTCGTCAGCAAACAGAACTACGAGGAACTAGAGGCTGAAATGGGCGATTGGGTGGAGGACGACGGCATTGATCCACCCCAAGAACCGGCTACCGACAACACG GAAAATCATCCACAAAACCTAACTCACGATGGCAACGTCAATGGCAACGAGGATCATGCGGATGGAGATGGCCCTGCCGCGATAACAACAGGCCGGCTAGGTTCTGCCGGCCGGTTTGTGATCGGATGGGCAAGCAATGTGTTAGCTCGAGGTAATAGTTATCTAGCGGATTGGTCTTCATGGCCGTTATCAAGCTCCAAGTTATATGCAGCCGCGGAAAATGTGGCAACGCCCGAGACAGTaccgggtggtggtggcggtcctAGCAATGAAGCTGCAATGGAGGTCACCGACGTGGTTGTGGCAAGCGGCGATTCTGTCAGTGAGGGAAAGGAGACTGCAGATGCTAACGTCAATGAGGAGCCGTTATGTGCTCCGCGTTTTGATATAGTACGAGATAGCCCTCCGGATCACCATTACCTTGACACCGCGGCCCAG GACGCCTACTGCGAAAGGAGGTGGGTCAAGATAGTGCAGAGAGAGTGGAAAATACTAGAAAACAACTTACCAG ATACCATCTACGTGCGAGCATTTGAGGACCGCATAGATCTGCTCCGGGCTGTCATGGTGGGCGCTAGAGAAACACCATACCACGATGGGCTCTTCTTCTTCGACTTGCAGCTGCCACCGTCCTACCCGGCCGCACCGCCATATGTGTACTATCACTCGTTCGGTTTCCGTCTCAATCCTAATCTATACGCCTCCGGCACGGTGTGCCTCAGCCTTCTCAACACCTTTGGCGGCGAGGGCACAGAGATCTGGTCACCGGTGACGTCGACCCTGCTACAAGTTCTTGTCTCCATCCAGGGCCTCGTCCTCAACAACCAGCCCTACTACAATGAGGCTGGGTATGAAGCTCTGGTCGGCATGCCCGAGGGCTTCCGCAATGCATTGCCTTACAACGAGAATGCCTACGTACTCACCCTACGGACTATGCTCCACCTACTACGCCGACCACCTTTGGGGTTTGAGGAGTTTGTGAAGGACCACTTCCGCCACCGAGGGAGGTTAATACTGAGGGCATGCGAggcatatcttcaaggatgcgAAATTGGAACGCTTTGTAGCGAGGCTTGTGCCACAAAGAGGAGCAGCGAGCGGTCGTGCTCAGCTGGGTTAAGGTTAACGCTCGCCAATCTGGTGCCAAGGCTCGTTACGACATTTGCGGAGATCGGTACCGAGGAATGTGTGTAA